The following is a genomic window from Sutcliffiella horikoshii.
CGTCATGGGGATAAGCTTGTTTATTTGGTTTAAGTGGAAGGGTTGGTTTAAGTGAGATAACTAGAAGTTTTGCGCAAATCTACTGAGGAGTGTCATTTTGCTTTCTTAACAAAATGATTGCCTAGAAGTTATCCTGTTGGAGGCAAGATAACTTCTAGGCATTTTGTTTTATTCGTAGCTCATTTCTATTTCTTGATTAATTAATTCTTTTGCACTTTCTAATGTTTCTTTGACATCATCGCCCTCTGAAATAAATGTCAATGCATTAGCCATTGGATCCCAAACTGCTGAGAGTGCAGGTACTGGAGGGAAAGGCTTTGCATGCTCAAGTTGTGTTGCAAAACCAGTTAATAAAGGATCATTTTGAAATTCCTCGCTGCTAAGGATGGAAGATTTGGCTGGCATTTCTCCTGTTTCAGCAAAGTAATAGTTCAAAGATTCTTCATTTGTTAAATAAATTGCTAATTCTGTTGCCTCTTTTGGATATTCCGTGAACTCAGAAAGCATCCAGCCTTTTGTTCCTAAAAACGTTATAGGATGTTCCCCGTTCTCAAGCTTTGGTAGTGGAGCCGTTCCTAATTTATCTCCTAGTTGTTCTTGTAATTCCTTAAGTGCCCAAGGACCATTAATGATTGCGCCTACATCTCCTTCAGTAAATAAGCCACCTACAACATCCATTGTAATTCCTTGTGGGATGTACCCTTTTTCAAACCAACTTTGAATTAATTGTCCACCTTGTTGAGCTCCTTCGCTTGCTATGCCTATATCGCTTGTATTATAGACATTGTTTTCTTGACCAAAAATCTCTGCTCCATACCCCGCCATAAATGGAAAGGAGAAATAGAAATCTATTGCAGGATATAAGAAACCAAACTTATTGTTTGGCATATCGGTTAATGATTTCGCGATTTCTTCTAAATCTGCCATTGTTTCCGGTGCTTCTGGAACAAGGTCTTTGTTATAGTAAAGCGCAAGTGATTCTACGACTGCAGGAAGTCCATAAACTTCTCCTTCAAAGCTTAAAGCTTCTACTGAACCTTCTGAATAAGTATCAAGAATTGCTTGATCCACTTCCATTGGTCGAACTAACCCTTTCACTGCCAAGCTTCCGATACCTGGTTGAAAGAACAAATCAGGACCTTTTCCAGCCGGGCCATCAAGTGACAATGCTTCTTCTTGTTTATCCATCGCAAATGGAAGGACTTTTACGGGAATACCTGTTTCGTCAGTAAATCCTTTTACTATTTCTTCAACCGCTGGAGCTTGATCTGTTGGTGTCCAAACTAATAATTCCTCTGGAGCACCTGCTTCACTTGTATCTGAATTACTATTCTGCGCTCTGTCTGGACCACAAGCAACTAAGAACATCAATACTAAAATTGAAGATAGAATAGCCAATTTATTTTTCATCATAACTTTCTCCCCCTTTTAATTAATACGATAAGCATGTTAATTTTCGAGTTGAATAAGTGTTATCACCACCTTCCATGAGGGTTAATCGGTTAAGTGATTAAAAAGTATTCTGATTATAAGCGCTTACAATTTAATCAACTTTAAGTAGATTAGGTTAACCGTTTAACCAAGTTTTTAAAATTTAAAGTGCTATATGTTAGTTAATAGCACTTCTAAATTTTTTTAGTTACGTTTCTGGGTCGATTCTCTAATGATAAGTTCTACTGGCATTTCAACCGTTTGATGTTCGATATCTATTGATTCAATAGAATTTAAGAGTAGGTTTCCGGCTGTTTTTCCTTTTTCAATAATGTCTTGTCGGACTGTCGTTAAACTAGGCGTCGTATAGTTACTGATAGTTAAATCATCAAAACCGACAATCGAATAATCACCAGGAACTTGTTTACCTTGCTTTTGTAGAGCTTTAATAATTCCAATAGCCAACACATCTGACACCGTTACAATTCCTGTTAATTTTCGATTATAGTTTACAATCTTCTTCCCAATCTTTAATCCATTATCAAATGTAATATCTTTCGTTTCAAAAATTAACTTCTTATCTAAGCTCAGACCAGCTTCTTGTAATGCTTTTTTATATCCCTCAAAACGCTTTGTGTCGACAGGGCTTGATGTAAGATTCGTAGCGACAAAACCGATGTCTTTGTGTCCCAAATCAATTAAATGTTTAGTTGCTAAATATCCACCATGTTCATCATTTACTTTCACATTATCAAATAGATTTGTATATTCCTCATAAGTATCAATAAGGACAGTTGGAATGTTAAGCGCTTTCAATTCATTGTATAAGTTTTGGGAGAACATCCCCAAGAATATCAATCCATCTAAATTTCTTTTCTTTACCCAATTTCTACATTCTTCAGGATTGCCAACACCTGCGATCATCGTATCAAACTTACGGTTTCGAGCGACTGACTCCACTCCGCTAACAAACTCGTTGTAATATAAGTTGTTCTTAAACACCGAAGCCGGTGAATCTTCCACTAACGGGAGCATTATTCCAATCAGATTGGATTTCTTCTTTGACAAGCTAATGGCGGTAAAATCAGGGTAGTAATTTAAAACTTCAACCGCTTCAAGTACTCGCCGCTTTGTATCATCCGATACTTTTTTTACACCGTTTAGTACATAGGATACGGTTGCAGGCGATACTTCCGCATATTTAGCTACATCTTTAATAGTTGTTTTTTTCATCTTTTCCTCCAGGTTAACCGGTTAACTCCTTGTGTTATAAGATTAATACATTTCAATAAAAGTTGTCAATATGCTTTATTTTTTGGCAGGATCGTTCTTTCAATATGAAGCATGATATCTGCTACAATAATGATTTTCCGCATTACCCTAGTCAACATAAAAAAACAGCATACCTAACCCCTCCGGATTAAGTATGCTGCCATGTTTGTTCCCCTAAACCTTAGTAAACCTTATCCCCATTAAAAATGGAGTTCTTTACAATCACATAATCTACGTGACGGATGGAGTCTAAAGTGGTTCCACCAGCGTAAGAGATGGAAGATTGAAGGTCTTGTTCCATTTCAGTTAATGTATCTTGTAAGGCACCTTTATGCTCAACGAACATTTTTTTGCCTTCTACGTTTTTCTTTTCGCCTTTTTGGAATTCGGAAGCGGAGCCGAAGTATTCTTTCACTAGCTTTCCGTTTACTTCGCTCGTTTCTCCTGGTGATTCTTCATGGCCTGCAAAAAGGGAGCCGATCATGACCATCGTTGCACCAAAACGTACGGATTTCGCGATGTCACCGTGTGTACGGATTCCGCCGTCAGCGATAATTGGTTTGCTTGCTGCCTTTGCACATAAACGAAGTGCTGCCAACTGCCAGCCACCAGTTCCGAAACCAGTTTTAATTTTTGTGATACATACTTTACCAGGTCCAATCCCGACTTTAGTTGCATCTGCGCCCGCATGTTCGAGTTCGCGCACTGCTTCAGGTGTACCAACGTTGCCAGCAATGACGAAGCTCTCTGGTAGGTGTTTTTTAATATGCTGAATCATATTGATGACAGCATTGGAATGCCCATGGGCAATGTCGATTGTAATGTATTCAGGAGTAAGACCTTCTGCTGCAAGTTCCTCAACGAAGGAATATTCTTCTTCTTTCACTCCCACACTGATGGAAGCGTAAAGGCCTTTTGCATGCATGTTCTCGATGAATGTTTGACGCTTTTGTGGCTCAAAGCGATGCATGATGTAAAAATAGTTATTTTCAGCAAGATACAGGGCAATCTTTTCATCAATGATCGTTTGCATATTGGCTGGCACTACAGGAAGTTTAAATTGACGGCCACCAAGTGTTACCGTTGTATCACACTCAGATCGGCTGTTAACGACACATTTATTTGGCACTAACTGAATATCTTCATAATCAAATACATTTTCCATGAGACACACTCCTAAAAGAATTATTTTCATAGTAATGTTCGGTTTTTACACAACAAAAAATCCAGACTGAAAATGGGCAGAGTGAATCCACCCATTCGTAGTTAGGATTTTACGGCTCCTAGTAGAAACTCTTAGACCATATCTCTAAGAATATACGAATGAAACTTTATAAGTAATTTCAACACAAGTTCGATTATAAACGAACTTTCGCAGAGTGTAAACATTTATTGTTCGTATTTTATTAAAAAATAGATATAATTTTAAGTGTTATCGCTCATAAAAATGATTTTTTACGACAGAGCAGTAGTATGTTCATCAGAAAATATACGTATATAGCAATTTTTAAACAAACGTTTGTACAACTGATTTTCAAATGTTGTTTTGAAGGGGATTAAATTAAATCGATAAATATCGACTATTTTTACATGCTATAGCAAAATAGGGATAGTTTAAAGACGGGTCGGCAAACCTGTCCCGACGACTCACCCCATTGGCAAACAAACATAAAATTTAGCGCCTTCCCCCGGGGCACTAACAACATCCACACTTCCATGGTGTGCTTCTACAATCGCTTTCGTAATGGAGAGTCCGAGCCCGGCACCTCCATATTCACGGTTTCTGGAATAATCAATTCGATAAAACCGCTCAAAAACATGCGGCAGTTTGTCCTTTTCTATTCCGGAGCCATTATCCTCCACGCTTAAATGAATGGAAGAATCCTTTACCTCTAACCGAATATCAATCCTGCCTTGCGCAGCATCTGTATGTTGAATGGCGTTTTGAAAAAGGTTTAAGATTACTTGCTTTATTTTGTCAGGGTTCACATTCGCGTACACATCGTTTACCAAATGAAAGGTAACTATTCTTTTTCCCGCCAGAATGCTAAGCTGTGGCTTCATGTCGCGGATGAGTTCGGTTAGGTTGGTTGATTGCAGTTCTAATTGTGGTGCTTGATCCAATTTAGCCAACAGTAATAATTCCTCTACTAGCTTAATCACCCGCTTGGTTTCGCCGTACATATTATCAAGTGCCATCGACAATTGATTCGGATTTTGGGCAGCGCCTCTTAACAATACTTCCAGATATCCATGCACAGATGTAAGAGGGGTTCTGAGTTCATGGGAGGCGTCCGCGATGAAACGTCTCATTTGTTCCTTTGCTTCTCGTTCTTGTCCAAAAGATAGCTCTAGGCGTTTTAGCATATCATTGAAGGATTCGGATAACAGATCTATTTCTTCTTGTCCTTGTTTCTGTGGAATTCGGTACGCCATGTTGGTAGCGTTGATGGTCTGAACAGATGATACGATGTTGGATAAAGGTCCCAATGTCTTTTTAATAACAGAGAAGTAGATCCAGATCCCTACTGCAATCGCAAAAGCGGATAGGATCATAAAGGTTAGCCATTGTTTCCATAATAACTGCTGCAAGGGAGCGGTGCTGACTCCCATTTGTAGTATCGCACCTTCTCCATTTTGAAATCTTTTTGGATTTCGTAAGGCAGGTCGGAATAGGACAAGCTGTTCCGTGCCGTTTTCATCTTTTAATAAATGATAATCTGCTCTATTCCTAACGCCTATGTTTTGTTTTATTGCCTCTAATTCCGCTTGAGAAAGCTTTGGTGAAACCAATCCGTTGTTTTCTAATAAGTCGATATATGTTCCATCCTCCTGAATGAGGGAGAGAGACATATTCTCCATTAAGAAAAAATGAGGGCGCTCTCTGCCGCCGGGAGGATCCGCTAATTCTCCCAACGCCCCTATAGGTACAGACATGATGGTTCCTCTTAATTGCTCGGCCTCATTTTTATAAAGAAAGTCCTTTAAGACAATATATTGAAAAAAGCCGATCACCACTAAAATGAGAGAGAGGATGATGAGCATTTTAGAAAGAAGCTGATACCGAAGTGAGGAAGGGGATAGGATTTGTAGGATTTTCCGAATAGGCTTCATGATAAATCCAACCTATATCCAGCCCCTCTGATCGTACGAATGAGTTGATGCTGTTTATCACCGAGCTTTTCCCGTAAGGAACGGATGTAGACTTCTACGATGTTATCCTCTCCTTGGAAGGTATATCCCCATACCTTATCTAGTATTAACAACTTACTCATGACCATCCCGTGATTTAAGACGAGATACTTTAATAGTTCATACTCTGTCGGGGAGAGGGTCAGTCCTTTACCTTTGTACTCAATCTCTTTCCGTCTGTCATCTATTCGAAAAGGACCGTAGACGACTTCACCGAATTGGTCCGGAAACTGGTTTCGGATCCGAGCTTGAATACGTGCTAATAATTCCTCAAAGCTAAAAGGCTTCACGATATAATCGTCTGCTCCAATTTTTAACCCTTTTACCCGATTGTCGACCTCATCTCTTGCCGTCAGCATGATGATGGAGGTTTGGACACCGGTCTTTCTTATCATATTACAGACCTCAAATCCATCTAACCCAGGCATCATGACATCTAAAATGACGACATGCGGCTTGAAGTCTGGTAACAGGTTCATCGCAATAATCCCATCTGATGCTGTCATTACTTTATATCCTTCATTGGATAAGCCAAGCTCGAGGAATTGTAATATATTTTTTTCATCATCGACCAGCAGTATTTTAATTTCTTGGTTATTCATGGCAACATGTACCTCTCTCCGTTTACCTTCATACCGCTTATTGTAACCCCAATATGGCTGGATGATGGCCCTTTGAATAAAATTTTCAGCTAACTTTCAGTTTCTTTTAAGGACCAAATCAGTTTGGTTTTGAATAATACCTACTATAGCTTGTTTTAAAAAAAGAGGAGGTAATAAGGAATGAATTTTATCAAAAGGGCGTATTGGAGTGTAACAGCCAGGAAAGGGAAAAGCCTGATTCTTCTTGTTGTACTTGCTGTTATATCTGTATTTGTATTGACTGGTTTAACGATCCAGACAGCTGCGGAGGAGTCTAGTAATTTAGCAAGACAGGAGCTTGGTGGAGATGT
Proteins encoded in this region:
- a CDS encoding LacI family DNA-binding transcriptional regulator; the protein is MKKTTIKDVAKYAEVSPATVSYVLNGVKKVSDDTKRRVLEAVEVLNYYPDFTAISLSKKKSNLIGIMLPLVEDSPASVFKNNLYYNEFVSGVESVARNRKFDTMIAGVGNPEECRNWVKKRNLDGLIFLGMFSQNLYNELKALNIPTVLIDTYEEYTNLFDNVKVNDEHGGYLATKHLIDLGHKDIGFVATNLTSSPVDTKRFEGYKKALQEAGLSLDKKLIFETKDITFDNGLKIGKKIVNYNRKLTGIVTVSDVLAIGIIKALQKQGKQVPGDYSIVGFDDLTISNYTTPSLTTVRQDIIEKGKTAGNLLLNSIESIDIEHQTVEMPVELIIRESTQKRN
- a CDS encoding response regulator transcription factor, translating into MNNQEIKILLVDDEKNILQFLELGLSNEGYKVMTASDGIIAMNLLPDFKPHVVILDVMMPGLDGFEVCNMIRKTGVQTSIIMLTARDEVDNRVKGLKIGADDYIVKPFSFEELLARIQARIRNQFPDQFGEVVYGPFRIDDRRKEIEYKGKGLTLSPTEYELLKYLVLNHGMVMSKLLILDKVWGYTFQGEDNIVEVYIRSLREKLGDKQHQLIRTIRGAGYRLDLS
- a CDS encoding sugar ABC transporter substrate-binding protein; its protein translation is MMKNKLAILSSILVLMFLVACGPDRAQNSNSDTSEAGAPEELLVWTPTDQAPAVEEIVKGFTDETGIPVKVLPFAMDKQEEALSLDGPAGKGPDLFFQPGIGSLAVKGLVRPMEVDQAILDTYSEGSVEALSFEGEVYGLPAVVESLALYYNKDLVPEAPETMADLEEIAKSLTDMPNNKFGFLYPAIDFYFSFPFMAGYGAEIFGQENNVYNTSDIGIASEGAQQGGQLIQSWFEKGYIPQGITMDVVGGLFTEGDVGAIINGPWALKELQEQLGDKLGTAPLPKLENGEHPITFLGTKGWMLSEFTEYPKEATELAIYLTNEESLNYYFAETGEMPAKSSILSSEEFQNDPLLTGFATQLEHAKPFPPVPALSAVWDPMANALTFISEGDDVKETLESAKELINQEIEMSYE
- the guaC gene encoding GMP reductase; translation: MENVFDYEDIQLVPNKCVVNSRSECDTTVTLGGRQFKLPVVPANMQTIIDEKIALYLAENNYFYIMHRFEPQKRQTFIENMHAKGLYASISVGVKEEEYSFVEELAAEGLTPEYITIDIAHGHSNAVINMIQHIKKHLPESFVIAGNVGTPEAVRELEHAGADATKVGIGPGKVCITKIKTGFGTGGWQLAALRLCAKAASKPIIADGGIRTHGDIAKSVRFGATMVMIGSLFAGHEESPGETSEVNGKLVKEYFGSASEFQKGEKKNVEGKKMFVEHKGALQDTLTEMEQDLQSSISYAGGTTLDSIRHVDYVIVKNSIFNGDKVY
- a CDS encoding sensor histidine kinase produces the protein MKPIRKILQILSPSSLRYQLLSKMLIILSLILVVIGFFQYIVLKDFLYKNEAEQLRGTIMSVPIGALGELADPPGGRERPHFFLMENMSLSLIQEDGTYIDLLENNGLVSPKLSQAELEAIKQNIGVRNRADYHLLKDENGTEQLVLFRPALRNPKRFQNGEGAILQMGVSTAPLQQLLWKQWLTFMILSAFAIAVGIWIYFSVIKKTLGPLSNIVSSVQTINATNMAYRIPQKQGQEEIDLLSESFNDMLKRLELSFGQEREAKEQMRRFIADASHELRTPLTSVHGYLEVLLRGAAQNPNQLSMALDNMYGETKRVIKLVEELLLLAKLDQAPQLELQSTNLTELIRDMKPQLSILAGKRIVTFHLVNDVYANVNPDKIKQVILNLFQNAIQHTDAAQGRIDIRLEVKDSSIHLSVEDNGSGIEKDKLPHVFERFYRIDYSRNREYGGAGLGLSITKAIVEAHHGSVDVVSAPGEGAKFYVCLPMG